From the genome of Deinococcus sp. JMULE3, one region includes:
- a CDS encoding glutathionylspermidine synthase family protein, whose product MIRRTVTPRPDWEARLREVGFTWFAPTPEHPVPYWSEDGYYAFTPAQIEHLRTASQDLTTLVLEATGHAIERGRLAELGIPAFLHSAVRDSWEQDDPTVYMRLDLAYDGGGGVKLLEVNAQTPTSLLEAAVSQWQWLEDQRARGELPTGATQWNTIHEGLTEQWAHLKAARGLTEVAFSSARVEEDAATVTYLRELAEAAGLRTSFIFTEELGTSPTEAYLLDTWSLPIRQLMWLWPFEFAWESRDSAFLASTGTRFIEPLWKAVTGSKGLLALLHELNPGHPNLLPATLTSGALGADVVRKPLFSREGQNVQLPGQASTPGAYADLPVVEQAYTELPTAQAADGPRYPVLGVWIAGDEVCGLGIREGRSRVTDNRATFAPHVVLPA is encoded by the coding sequence ATGATCCGGCGGACCGTCACCCCCCGCCCGGACTGGGAGGCGCGGCTGCGCGAGGTGGGGTTCACGTGGTTCGCGCCCACGCCCGAGCATCCGGTGCCGTACTGGAGCGAGGACGGGTACTACGCCTTCACGCCCGCGCAGATCGAGCACCTGCGCACGGCCAGTCAGGACCTCACGACTCTGGTGCTGGAGGCCACCGGGCACGCCATCGAACGCGGGCGGCTGGCGGAACTGGGCATCCCCGCGTTCCTGCACAGTGCCGTGCGGGACTCCTGGGAGCAGGACGACCCGACGGTGTACATGCGCCTGGACCTCGCGTATGACGGCGGGGGCGGCGTGAAGCTGCTGGAGGTGAACGCGCAGACGCCCACCAGTCTGCTGGAGGCGGCGGTCAGTCAGTGGCAGTGGCTCGAGGATCAGCGGGCGCGCGGTGAGCTGCCCACCGGGGCGACGCAGTGGAACACCATCCATGAGGGCCTGACCGAGCAGTGGGCGCACCTGAAGGCCGCGCGGGGCCTGACCGAGGTGGCGTTCTCCAGCGCCCGCGTCGAGGAGGACGCGGCGACCGTCACGTACCTGCGGGAACTGGCCGAGGCGGCTGGGCTGCGCACGTCGTTCATCTTCACCGAGGAGCTGGGCACCAGCCCCACGGAGGCGTACCTGCTGGACACCTGGAGTCTGCCCATCCGGCAGCTGATGTGGCTGTGGCCGTTCGAGTTCGCGTGGGAATCGCGCGATTCGGCGTTCCTGGCGAGCACCGGCACGCGCTTCATCGAGCCGCTGTGGAAGGCCGTGACCGGCAGCAAGGGCCTGCTGGCGCTGCTGCACGAACTGAACCCCGGCCACCCGAACCTGCTGCCCGCCACGCTGACGTCCGGCGCGCTGGGGGCGGACGTGGTGCGCAAACCGCTGTTCTCCCGCGAGGGCCAGAACGTGCAGCTGCCCGGTCAGGCCAGCACGCCCGGCGCGTACGCGGACCTGCCCGTGGTCGAGCAGGCGTACACGGAACTGCCCACCGCGCAGGCTGCGGACGGCCCCCGGTACCCGGTGCTGGGCGTGTGGATCGCGGGGGACGAGGTGTGCGGCCTGGGTATCCGCGAGGGCCGCTCGCGCGTGACGGACAACCGCGCCACCTTCGCGCCGCACGTGGTGCTGCCCGCATGA
- a CDS encoding PLP-dependent aminotransferase family protein, with product MVAPSKAPLPAQVRGPLAARADELPFPLDLRRDQTEALHAQLARQIREAVLSGLLPGGTPLPGTRTLARTLGVTRGVVEAAYAELLADGTAQAEVGRGTRVRDETPAPAPQVPTGASGVPAWLPVMPPLPVDGHGARPGLDFRVGVTGTATLDRRAWRQAWADAAREEVSGDYADPAGEQRLRAALAAFAGRQRGLGAQAEDVLVTGGTLHALNLIVRSLLPPGSRVLMENPGYRAARQVLLDAGHEVVPVPVDVDGLIVNADTPAARLLYVTPSHQFPLGGRMCLPRRLALLEWAARHDALIVEDDYDGEFRYGAPPLPPLAALAAQTGAGGRVLYLGTLSKVLTPSVRTGFVVAAPLLLSRLVRARTLLDFGPPVQVQAALTHLLTGGHVDRHIRRSRRWHAQVRAALTESLNGLDGLAHLGGIEAGLHVCLHLHPALPASVVAAELAALGVHVTTLDTYTLGTAPNALLLGHGGLSAAQAAAGGRVIAGTLRRCATRAGLTPYCEA from the coding sequence ATGGTGGCCCCCTCGAAAGCTCCACTTCCCGCTCAGGTGCGGGGGCCACTGGCGGCCCGTGCGGATGAGCTGCCCTTCCCGCTGGACCTGCGCCGCGACCAGACGGAGGCGCTGCACGCGCAACTGGCCCGGCAGATCCGCGAGGCGGTCCTGTCGGGCCTGCTGCCGGGCGGCACGCCGCTGCCCGGCACGCGCACGCTGGCGCGGACGCTGGGGGTCACGCGCGGCGTCGTGGAGGCGGCTTACGCGGAACTGCTCGCGGACGGCACGGCGCAGGCCGAGGTGGGGCGCGGCACCCGCGTGCGCGACGAGACACCCGCGCCCGCCCCGCAGGTTCCGACTGGCGCGTCGGGCGTCCCGGCGTGGCTGCCGGTCATGCCGCCGCTGCCGGTGGACGGGCATGGCGCGCGGCCGGGGCTGGACTTCCGGGTAGGCGTGACCGGCACCGCCACCCTGGACCGCCGCGCGTGGCGGCAGGCCTGGGCGGACGCGGCGCGCGAGGAGGTCAGCGGCGATTACGCCGATCCGGCGGGCGAACAGCGGCTGCGCGCGGCCCTGGCGGCGTTCGCGGGGCGGCAGCGCGGGCTGGGCGCGCAGGCCGAGGACGTCCTGGTGACGGGCGGGACGCTGCACGCCCTGAACCTGATCGTGCGCTCGCTGCTGCCGCCGGGGTCGCGGGTGCTGATGGAGAATCCGGGGTACCGCGCGGCGCGGCAGGTGCTGCTGGACGCCGGGCACGAGGTCGTTCCCGTGCCGGTGGACGTGGACGGCCTGATCGTGAACGCGGACACGCCCGCCGCGCGGCTGTTGTACGTGACGCCCAGCCACCAGTTTCCGCTGGGGGGCCGCATGTGCCTGCCCCGGCGGCTGGCGCTGCTGGAGTGGGCGGCCCGGCACGACGCGCTGATCGTCGAGGACGACTACGACGGCGAGTTCCGCTACGGCGCGCCCCCGCTGCCGCCCCTGGCCGCGCTGGCGGCGCAGACGGGCGCGGGGGGGCGGGTGCTGTACCTGGGCACGCTGAGCAAGGTCCTGACGCCCTCGGTGCGGACGGGATTCGTGGTGGCGGCCCCGCTGCTGCTCTCGCGGCTGGTGCGGGCGCGGACGCTGCTGGACTTCGGGCCGCCCGTGCAGGTCCAGGCGGCCCTGACGCACCTGCTGACCGGCGGGCACGTGGACCGGCACATCCGCCGCTCGCGCCGCTGGCACGCGCAGGTCCGCGCGGCGCTGACCGAATCACTGAATGGTCTGGACGGACTGGCGCACCTGGGCGGCATCGAGGCGGGCCTGCACGTCTGCCTGCACCTCCACCCCGCGCTGCCCGCTTCAGTTGTGGCGGCGGAACTGGCCGCGCTGGGCGTTCACGTGACCACCCTGGACACCTACACGCTGGGCACGGCCCCGAACGCGCTGCTGCTGGGGCATGGGGGCCTCAGCGCGGCGCAGGCGGCGGCAGGTGGACGGGTGATCGCGGGCACCCTGCGAAGGTGTGCAACCCGCGCGGGCCTCACGCCGTACTGTGAAGCATGA